In Micromonospora sp. LH3U1, one genomic interval encodes:
- a CDS encoding alpha/beta fold hydrolase: MTRQDAAQRTVTTPDGRHLAVETSGSPDGPAVFLLHGTPGSRSGPRPRGIVVYRLGVHLVCYDRPGYGDSDRHEGRRVADAAADVAAIADDLGIERFAVVGRSGGGPHALACAALLPDRVTRAAVLVGLAPAGAPDLDWYAGMAETNVEDYGQADEDLDELTLNLKVRAEEARRDPMTLLDFLRPQLPEADIRVVDDIAIRRLLTDMYSEALRHGPEGWIDDVLAIRRGWGFDLGAIRAEVRLWHGDQDRFSPVQHSHWLASQISRAEVQVQPGAAHFGAVEILPQTLSWLATPELATSPRL, from the coding sequence GTGACGCGACAAGATGCGGCTCAGCGCACCGTCACCACGCCGGACGGGCGGCACCTCGCGGTGGAGACCTCCGGTTCGCCGGACGGGCCCGCGGTCTTCCTGCTGCACGGCACACCGGGTAGCCGCAGCGGCCCCCGACCCCGGGGCATCGTCGTCTACCGCCTCGGCGTGCACCTCGTCTGCTACGACCGACCCGGTTACGGCGACTCCGACCGGCACGAGGGTCGGCGGGTGGCCGACGCCGCGGCCGACGTGGCGGCGATCGCCGACGACCTCGGCATCGAGCGGTTCGCGGTGGTGGGTCGGTCCGGGGGAGGTCCGCACGCCCTGGCCTGTGCGGCGCTGCTGCCCGACCGGGTCACCCGGGCTGCCGTGCTGGTGGGGCTCGCACCGGCCGGCGCACCCGACCTGGACTGGTACGCCGGGATGGCCGAGACGAACGTGGAGGACTACGGGCAGGCCGACGAGGACCTGGACGAGCTCACGCTCAACCTGAAGGTCCGCGCGGAGGAGGCCCGGCGGGATCCGATGACGCTGTTGGACTTCCTCCGCCCCCAGTTACCCGAGGCGGACATCCGGGTCGTCGACGACATCGCGATCCGCCGACTGCTGACCGACATGTACTCCGAGGCGCTGCGGCACGGCCCCGAGGGCTGGATCGACGACGTGTTGGCGATACGGCGGGGCTGGGGGTTCGACCTCGGCGCCATCCGTGCGGAGGTCCGGCTCTGGCACGGCGACCAGGACCGCTTCTCCCCGGTGCAGCACTCCCACTGGCTCGCCTCGCAGATCTCGCGCGCCGAGGTCCAGGTGCAGCCCGGCGCCGCGCATTTCGGGGCGGTGGAGATCCTGCCGCAGACCCTGAGCTGGCTGGCCACGCCGGAGCTCGCGACCAGCCCACGGCTCTGA
- the miaB gene encoding tRNA (N6-isopentenyl adenosine(37)-C2)-methylthiotransferase MiaB, with protein MARTYNVVTYGCQMNVHDSERISGLLEQAGYVRAVPADDSPDIVVFNTCAVRENADNRLYGNLGRLRPVKDKHPGMQIAVGGCLAQKDRGEIVRKAPWVDVVFGTHNIGALPVLLERARHNAAAEVEILESLDVFPSTLPTRRESTYAGWVSISVGCNNTCTFCIVPALRGKEKDRRPGDILSEVRALVDEGVLEVTLLGQNVNSYGVEFGDRYAFGKLLRACGDIDGLERVRFTSPHPKDFTDDVIAAMAETPNVCHSLHMPLQSGSDDVLRAMRRSYRSERYLGIIEKVRAAMPDAAITTDIIVGFPGETEADFQRTLDVVREARFSSAFTFQYSKRPGTPAATMDDQLPKQVVQERYERLITTVEEISWAENKRLVGETVEVLVALGEGRKDERTGRMSGRARDGRLVHFATEAPGTPSLAGQIRPGDIVHTTITYAAPHHLNADGAPVSHRRTRAGDAAEAGRSPRTPGVLLGLPTIGAPPVAAAPTAGCATH; from the coding sequence GTGGCTAGGACCTACAACGTCGTGACGTACGGCTGCCAGATGAACGTGCACGACTCTGAGCGCATCTCCGGCCTGCTCGAACAGGCTGGCTACGTGCGCGCGGTGCCGGCCGACGACTCCCCGGACATCGTCGTCTTCAACACCTGCGCGGTGCGGGAGAACGCGGACAACAGGCTCTACGGCAACCTCGGTCGTCTGCGCCCGGTGAAGGACAAGCACCCCGGGATGCAGATCGCGGTCGGCGGCTGCCTCGCCCAGAAGGACCGGGGCGAGATCGTCCGCAAGGCGCCCTGGGTCGACGTGGTCTTCGGCACCCACAACATCGGCGCGCTGCCGGTGCTGCTGGAGCGGGCCCGGCACAACGCCGCCGCCGAGGTGGAGATCCTGGAGTCCCTCGACGTCTTCCCCTCCACGCTGCCCACCCGCCGCGAGTCCACGTACGCCGGTTGGGTGTCGATCTCGGTGGGTTGCAACAACACCTGCACGTTCTGCATCGTGCCCGCGCTGCGCGGCAAGGAGAAGGACCGCCGTCCCGGCGACATCCTCTCCGAGGTGCGCGCCCTGGTCGACGAGGGCGTGCTGGAGGTGACCCTGCTCGGGCAGAACGTCAACTCCTATGGTGTGGAGTTCGGTGACCGGTACGCCTTCGGCAAGCTGCTGCGAGCGTGCGGTGACATCGACGGGTTGGAGCGGGTCCGGTTCACCAGCCCACACCCGAAGGACTTCACCGACGACGTGATCGCCGCGATGGCCGAGACACCGAACGTCTGCCACTCGCTGCACATGCCGTTGCAGTCCGGCTCGGACGACGTGCTCCGGGCGATGCGCCGCTCCTACCGCTCCGAGCGCTACCTGGGGATCATCGAGAAGGTCCGGGCGGCGATGCCGGACGCGGCGATCACCACCGACATCATCGTCGGCTTCCCCGGCGAAACCGAGGCCGACTTCCAGCGCACCCTGGACGTGGTCCGCGAGGCCCGGTTCTCCTCGGCCTTCACCTTCCAGTACTCGAAGCGCCCCGGCACCCCCGCCGCGACGATGGACGACCAGCTGCCCAAGCAGGTCGTGCAGGAGCGCTACGAGCGGCTGATCACCACCGTCGAGGAGATCTCCTGGGCGGAGAACAAGCGCCTGGTGGGGGAGACCGTCGAGGTGCTGGTCGCGCTCGGTGAGGGCCGCAAGGATGAGCGGACGGGCCGGATGTCCGGTCGGGCCCGCGACGGTCGACTGGTGCACTTCGCGACCGAGGCCCCTGGTACGCCGTCGCTGGCTGGCCAGATCCGGCCGGGCGACATCGTGCACACCACGATCACGTACGCGGCGCCGCATCACCTCAACGCTGACGGAGCGCCGGTATCGCACCGGCGGACCCGGGCCGGCGACGCGGCCGAGGCGGGTCGCTCCCCGCGTACCCCTGGGGTGTTGCTCGGTCTGCCGACGATCGGCGCACCGCCGGTCGCGGCCGCACCCACCGCTGGCTGCGCCACCCACTGA